DNA from Sphingomonas psychrotolerans:
CGTGGATGACGCCAGGGGTGCTGATGGGGCTCAATCCGGAGAGCGATGTCGCCAAAGAGGAGATCTTCGGACCAGTGGCGGCGGTGTACAAGGCCGACGACATCGATGCCGCAATCGCGCTGGCTAACGATGTGCCGTACGGGCTCGGATCCGCGGTGTGGACGACCGACGAGGCGGAAATCGAGCGGTTCGCGCGGGACATCGAGGCAGGGATGACTGCGGTTAATTCGCTGCTCGCCTCGACGCCGGAGGCGCCGTTCGGCGGCGTGAAGCTGTCGGGCCACGGGCGCGAGTTGGGGCCGTGGGGGATGCACGAGTTCATGAATTTGAAGGCGGTGATGTTCGGCGGGGGCAAGCCAGGGGATTAAATCCTCCCCCGCTCGGCGAGGGGAGGATTCAGGCGGAAACCTCGGCGATCAGGTCCTTGCGGCTGAGCTTGCCGATCATCGTCTTGGGCAGGCTTTCGCGGATCACCACCTGGCTGACGCGCTCGTGCTTGCCGAGCTGGGCGTTGAGCCAAAGGGAGAGTTCGGGACCCGAGATCGGATCGGCTTCCTCGTTCAGCACGACATACGCGTGGGGCAGCTCGCCGTGATAGGCGTCGGGCAGGCCGATCACGAGCGCTTCCTTGATCGCCGGGTGGCGATACAGCACCGCCTCGATCTGGCTGGGGAAAACCTTGAAGCCGCCGACTGCGATCATGTCCTTCAGCCGGTCGACGATGCGGATATAGCCATCCTCGTCGATGGTGCCGACATCGCCGGTGCGCAGCCAATGATCATCGACGAACACCTCGGCGTCGGCGTCGGGGCGGTTCCAATAGCCTTTCATGATCTGTGGGCCCGAAACGACGATCTCGCCGGGCTCGCCCGGGGGCGGCGGTCGGGTGGGATCTTCCTTGTCGACGAGCCGGACGCGGGTGGCGGCGAGCGGCTGGCCGATCGTGCCAGGCTTGTTGAGCCCCTCATAGGGATTGGTCGAGACCACGCCCGAGCTTTCGGACAGGCCATAGCCCTCGATCACGCGCGCGCCGGTGACACGCTCCCATTCCTCCTTGAGCTGGGCGGAGAGCGGCGCGCCGCCCGAGATGCAGTAGCGCAGCGAGCTGAAGTCGGCAGCCTTCATGCCGGGCGCGTCGAGCAGCGCCTGGTACATGGTCGGGACGCCGGGGAGCGAGCGCGGCCGGGTGCGGCGGAGTTCGGCGAGCGCCTGCTTGGCGTTGAAGCGCGGCAGCATGACGATCTCGCCGCCGGTCAGCACGGTGCGGTTGAGCACGCAGGTGTTGGCGAAGACGTGGAAGAAGGGGAGGACGCCGAGGATCGAATCCCGGGTCTTGCCGAAATCGGGATCGAGCTGGGCGACCTGCCGGGCATTGGCCGAAAGATTCTGATGGGTCAGCACCGCGCCCTTGGGCGTACCGGTGGTGCCGCCGGTATATTGGATCAGCGCGACGTCGCGTTCGGGATCGAGCGCCACAGGCTCACAGCCGCCCTCGTTCGCGATCAGCTGCGAGAAAGCGAGAATGCGCGGATCATCGGGGCGCTCGGCGACTTCCTTTGCCTTGAACCAGCGATAGAAGAGCGACTTGGCCGGGGGCAATGCCCCCGCCACCGAGCCGACGACGAGACGCTCGAGTGCGCTCTGCTCGAGCACTTTCAGCGCAGTGGGCAGCAGCGCCGAAGCGGAAAGCGTGAAGAGCAGCTTCGTGCCCGAATCCGCGACCTGCGCCGCCAGCTCCTCGACCGAGTAAAGCGGTGAGAAATTGACGACTGTCGCACCAAGCTTGAGGATGCCGTAATAGGCCGCGACATAATGCGGGACATTGGGCAGAAAGAGCCCGATCCGGTCGCCGGGGCCGTAGCCGAGCGCTCTCAGTCCGCAGGCGACGCGGTGAACGCCATTGCGGGTCTCGCCATAGCTGTATTTGCGGCCCATGAAATCGAGCAAGGGCGCCTGCGGATGCGCGGCGGCGCTCGCTTCGAAAAGGTCGACCATCGTGGCGGGGGGGAAACGCGTATCCCATTGGCCGGGATGATGAAACGCAGTGCGCCAGACGTGCTCGGGGTCGGTCATTTACACGGGTGTAAGCAGGCTGCGGCGATCGTTCAATAGCCGAGCCGCTTGCTCCAGGTTACGAGGACCGAGACCGAAGCGAGGCCGATATCGACGATCGCCTGCGCCTTTTGCGGGGCGAGATCGCCGGGGCGATGCGCGAGGATGCGGATGTCGGCGCGATGATCGGGCGAGGCCAGGATCAAGAATGCGAGCACCGCCGCGACGGCGATCAGAAAAGTCCGGCTACGCTTGAACATCGCATTCCTCCCGGACCGGGCATAGGCCCGCCGCGCGCGGGCGGCAAGCGAATCAGGCGGCTTCGCGCAGGGCGTGGCGGACGCGGTCGCGCCCCGCCGACTTGGCGTCGAACAATGCGGAATCGGCGATGCGGTACAGCGCTTTCCATTCGATTTCGCTGTTCAGCGTGCCGCGGCACGTGCCGATGCTGGCGGTGACCTGAATGTCGAACGGCATGCGCATCTGGCGGAGCCGGGCGAGCACGGCTTCGGGCTCGACCGGCGCGTCCACAGGCGTGAGGATGGCGAACTCCTCGCCGCCGATGCGTGCGACGAGGGTGCCCTGCGGCACCGAAGTGCGCAGCATCCGCGCGAATACGCGGAGCACTTCGTCGCCGCCGTCATGGCCGAGGGTTTCGTTGACTCGCTTGAAATGATCGAGATCGATGATCAGCAGCAATTGCTCGCCGCTGCGGCCGATCGCCTGATTCAGGAAGGCGCGGCGATTGAGCAGGCCGGTGAGCGGAT
Protein-coding regions in this window:
- a CDS encoding AMP-binding protein, encoding MTDPEHVWRTAFHHPGQWDTRFPPATMVDLFEASAAAHPQAPLLDFMGRKYSYGETRNGVHRVACGLRALGYGPGDRIGLFLPNVPHYVAAYYGILKLGATVVNFSPLYSVEELAAQVADSGTKLLFTLSASALLPTALKVLEQSALERLVVGSVAGALPPAKSLFYRWFKAKEVAERPDDPRILAFSQLIANEGGCEPVALDPERDVALIQYTGGTTGTPKGAVLTHQNLSANARQVAQLDPDFGKTRDSILGVLPFFHVFANTCVLNRTVLTGGEIVMLPRFNAKQALAELRRTRPRSLPGVPTMYQALLDAPGMKAADFSSLRYCISGGAPLSAQLKEEWERVTGARVIEGYGLSESSGVVSTNPYEGLNKPGTIGQPLAATRVRLVDKEDPTRPPPPGEPGEIVVSGPQIMKGYWNRPDADAEVFVDDHWLRTGDVGTIDEDGYIRIVDRLKDMIAVGGFKVFPSQIEAVLYRHPAIKEALVIGLPDAYHGELPHAYVVLNEEADPISGPELSLWLNAQLGKHERVSQVVIRESLPKTMIGKLSRKDLIAEVSA